One segment of Haliotis asinina isolate JCU_RB_2024 chromosome 12, JCU_Hal_asi_v2, whole genome shotgun sequence DNA contains the following:
- the LOC137257555 gene encoding uncharacterized protein: protein MTHAQTLDLGLPGVDLPNIALNKPTKQSSDYRPSMTSDRAVDGNHNTNIVRDCAHVAVYNEPSLDWWQVDLRQTFLVQTVSITNRGDACNDRLTNFTVEVHTSDPTISNNSGLQLCYWHEDTVGKGLTVDLTCAVNTIGRYVRIVKYSSGHRPLTLCEVEVRGTPLHRTCEGMNLPNIALHKPTKQNSNDDWSKSSDRAVDGNHNTNAEVRNVELNNKTSMDWWQVDLRQTFLVQIVSITNRWECCHDRLTNFTVEVHTSDPMTSNNSGIQLCYWHKDTVGRGLTVDLPCAVNTIGRYVRIVKYSRGNKPLTLCEVDVKGTLWHKACGDFLSNRNRKKGSPLPCVRMQPAQSKSSHL from the exons ATGACGCACGCTCAAACATTAGACCTCGGACTGCCAG GTGTAGATCTGCCAAACATAGCTTTGAACAAGCCCACAAAACAAAGCTCTGATTATCGTCCATCAATGACATCTGATCGGGCTGTTGACGGCAACCACAACACTAACATAGTCAGAGATTGCGCTCACGTTGCTGTATACAACGAACCGTCGCTAGACTGGTGGCAGGTAGATCTACGCCAGACATTCTTGGTTCAAACTGTGTCCATCACCAACAGGGGCGATGCTTGTA ACGACAGATTAACCAACTTCACAGTGGAGGTCCATACGTCTGACCCAACGATCAGCAACAACTCCGGCCTCCAACTGTGTTACTGGCATGAAGACACAGTAGGTAAAGGTCTGACAGTAGACTTGACCTGTGCCGTCAACACTATTGGACGCTACGTCAGAATTGTCAAGTACAGCTCCGGTCATAGGCCTTTAACATTGTGTGAGGTAGAGGTGAGAGGAACCCCTTTGCACAGAACATGTGAAG GTATGAATCTGCCGAACATTGCCTTGCACAAGCCCACAAAACAAAACTCTAATGATGATTGGTCAAAGTCATCTGATCGAGCAGTTGACGGCAACCACAACACCAATGCCGAAGTCAGAAAcgttgaactaaataacaaaacCTCAATGGACTGGTGGCAGGTAGATCTGCGCCAGACCTTCTTGGTCCAAATTGTGTCCATCACCAACAGGTGGGAATGTTGCC ACGACAGATTAACCAACTTTACAGTGGAGGTCCATACGTCTGACCCGATGACCAGTAACAACTCTGGCATCCAACTATGTTACTGGCATAAAGACACAGTAGGCAGAGGTCTGACGGTAGACTTGCCCTGTGCCGTCAACACTATTGGACGCTACGTCAGAATCGTCAAGTACAGCCGTGGTAATAAGCCTTTGACGTTGTGTGAAGTGGATGTGAAAGGAACCCTTTGGCACAAGGCATGTGGAG attttctaaGTAATCGAAATCGAAAGAAAGGATCACCATTGCCTTGTGTGCGAATGCAACCGGCACAGTCAAAATCAAGCCATTTGTGA
- the LOC137257556 gene encoding tigger transposable element-derived protein 6-like, producing MYVRYRFNKKAWMTSDMFRDWLRSFDRQMRSRGRHVILLCDNAASHNCANVKLTNVKVHFLPPNTTSHIQPMDAGIIRTFKAHYKKYLVKHFIRCAEDDLPQTLNLREALRFVKTAWSEVKSSTIQNCYRHVDIIPTPSDPVIDEDDMALSELRQFLKRFPNENGDIENADDYINKPAPRCHWMKLYPWSQVPTTTQKIPTTSPKRHQLLLSAN from the coding sequence ATGTATGTCCGCTATCGTTTTAACAAGAAAGCGTGGATGACATCGGACATGTTTCGCGATTGGCTGCggtcatttgacagacagatgcgaTCACGTGGTCGACATGTGATCTTACTGTGTGACAACGCTGCAAGTCATAACTGTGCCAATGTCAAATTGACCAATGTGAAAGTTCACTTCCTGCCTCCCAACACCACATCTCACATTCAGCCAATGGATGCTGGCATCATAAGAACTTTCAAGgcccactacaagaaatatctcgTGAAACATTTCATCCGATGTGCTGAAGACGACCTGCCTCAAACGCTCAATCTCAGAGAAGCACTTCGCTTCGTCAAAACTGCCTGGTCGGAAGTAAAGAGCTCCACCATTCAGAACTGTTACCGTCATGTTGACATTATCCCCACTCCATCTGACCCTGTCattgatgaagatgacatgGCTTTGTCAGAACTTCGTCAGTTTCTCAAACGTTTCCCCAATGAAAATGGAGATATTGAAAACGCTGATGACTACATTAACAAACCAGCCCCTCGCTGTCATTGGATGAAATTGTATCCATGGTCACAAGTGCCGACAACGACCCAGAAGATTCCAACGACGAGCCCGAAACGACACCAGCTCCTACTGTCCGCCAATTGA